A region of Lagenorhynchus albirostris chromosome 20, mLagAlb1.1, whole genome shotgun sequence DNA encodes the following proteins:
- the ATP5MC1 gene encoding ATP synthase F(0) complex subunit C1, mitochondrial translates to MQTTRALLIPPALIRSCTRGLSRPVSASFLSRPEIPSEQPSYSSVPLQVARREFQTSVVSRDIDTAAKFIGAGAATVGVAGSGAGIGTVFGSLIIGYARNPSLKQQLFSYAILGFALSEAMGLFCLMVAFLILFAM, encoded by the exons ATGCAGACCACCAGGGCACTACTCATTCCTCCTGCTCTG ATCCGCTCTTGTACCAGGGGTCTGAGCAGGCCTGTGTCTGCCTCCTTCCTGAGTAGGCCAGAGATCCCATCTGAACAG CCTTCCTACAGCAGTGTCCCACTCCAGGTGGCCAGGCGGGAGTTCCAGACCAGTGTTGTCTCCCGGGACATTGACACAGCGGCCAAGTTTATTGGTGCTGGGGCTGCCACAGTTGGTGTGGCTGGTTCAGGGGCCGGCATTGGAACAGTGTTTGGCAGTTTGATCATTGGCTATGCCAG GAACCCGTCTCTGAAGCAGCAGCTCTTCTCCTATGCCATTCTGGGCTTTGCCCTGTCTGAGGCTATGGGGCTCTTCTGTTTGATGGTCGCCTTCCTCATCCTCTTTGCCATGTGA